The Ferrimonas balearica DSM 9799 genome includes the window GGGTCAGGATATCAGCCTCGTAAGGCTGGTGATCCGCAAATCCGTGACAGGCGACCGGCGCCATTCCCAACGAACGCAGGGTGTCGAAAAAGCGCGGCGGATGGCCAATACCCGCCATCGCCACCTGGGGTGCAGGCGGTTCAGCCGGGCCGGAGCCATCCACCCGTTGCCATTGGTCGGGCATCAGCGTCATGGCGTATTCGCCTGGCTGGGCCTCGCCGCCATTACAGACCCTCAGGTCACACTGCTGCAGCCGCGCCGGCGTCTCGCGCAGCGGGCCCATCGGCAACAGCCAGCCATTGCCAAACCGACGCTGGCCGTCGATGACGGCGACTTCAAGCTGTCGTGCCAGACGGTAATGCTGCATGCCATCGTCACTGATCAGGACATCCACTTCGCCACTGTCGATCAGCAACTGTGCTGCGGCGACCCGGTCAGGCCCCACCGCCACCGGCACGCCGGTGCGCTGGGCCATCAGGGCGGGCTCATCGCCACAGTATTCCGCTGGCGTGTCGGCGTCCACCCGGTAGGGATAGTGCGGCGCTTTTCCGCCATAGCCGCGGCTGATGATGCCGGGCCGGTACCCGGCTTTCTGCAACAGCGCCACCAGATAGAGCACCGTCGGGGTCTTGCCGTTCCCACCAACGCTGATGTTGCCGACCACCACCACCGGCACAGAGAGGCGCGGTGACGACAGCCAGCCCCGGCGGTATAACCAGCGGCGACTGACACTGATAAGGGCAAACAGGGCGGTCAGCGGGGCCAGCAGATAGAGGGC containing:
- the lpxK gene encoding tetraacyldisaccharide 4'-kinase; this translates as MSKALERAWQQGHPALYLLAPLTALFALISVSRRWLYRRGWLSSPRLSVPVVVVGNISVGGNGKTPTVLYLVALLQKAGYRPGIISRGYGGKAPHYPYRVDADTPAEYCGDEPALMAQRTGVPVAVGPDRVAAAQLLIDSGEVDVLISDDGMQHYRLARQLEVAVIDGQRRFGNGWLLPMGPLRETPARLQQCDLRVCNGGEAQPGEYAMTLMPDQWQRVDGSGPAEPPAPQVAMAGIGHPPRFFDTLRSLGMAPVACHGFADHQPYEADILTQLTDTGQSLVMTEKDAVKCRGFARSNWYYLPVTASLGRNFDTEFLRKLKESLDGL